The region GAGTTCCCCTGATACCTTGTACAAGTCACTTGTCCGCCCAAGCAGTTCAATGTATCCATTTTCATCAATACGCCCGACATCACCCGTATGCAGCCAGCCGTCTTTGTCAATTGCCTTGGCCGTTTCATCAGGTTTATTATAATACCCGTTTGTAACCGTACAGCCCCTAATGACTAGCGCACCAACAGAACCCGGCTCCAAATCCTCACCCGTTTCCGGATCGCTTGTTTTATATTGAACCGTACTGCCATTAAATTCGGGAAGCCCAGCGGCGCCTCCAAGTTTTGGCCGTCCGACACGTGTCGCAATTCGTTCGATAGGATCATCCAGCTCAGTCGTCACACCAGATGACGTCACCTCCGTCTGTCCATATCCGGTGAGAATTTCCGTTAAGCCCAGCGTCTTCACAGCATTTTCCCACACATGAACCGGAGCGGGTGCCGCACCACACCATATTGCAAACAAGTGTGACAAATCAAATTCGGACACCCGCTCCGGTTCATTCAGCAGTGGGACAAGCATCGATGGCACACAAAGAAAATCATTCGCCTTGTACGCCTCCATTTTTTCCAACGCCGAAAGCGGGGAAAACCGTGATGCCGATATTAACGATCCACCGACAAACGACATTCCCAAAATACCTTCAACGATGGCAAAACAATGGTAAAATGGCAACGGCGCAAATGTTACACGGCCATCTTCAATCGCACGGCTCAAACATGTACTGTAGGAACAACGCAGCAAATGATCATGGGTCAGCATCACGCCTTTTGGCTTACCGGTTGAGCCCGATGTATACATGATCTGTGCCACCTCATCCGGATATAATGATGCATTATATCTCGCGTCCAGTTCTGCCTCTGAAGCAGCCTCGCCCCCGGCATAAAAATCATCCCAGTCTATAAAAAACTGATCTGCAGAATCTCCAGTGGACATACATACAACATGCTCCAAGACACTAGCTTCCTGAAATGCCGGATCATCCAATAAATCCTTTACAAAACCAGCAGTATCATTGCCTTTAATCCGATCATGAAGCAAAAGATAGCTGGAATCAGATTGTTGCAGGATATACCCCAGTTCATCCCGGCTTAACATCGTGTTGATTGGGATAAAAACAGCCCCAACTATTGATGCGGCAATCATCAGCGATGGATAGACCTTATCATTTTCCATTAACACAGCGATATGCTCACGTCGTTTTACACCGAGTTTCAGGAATGATTTGGCATAACGAAGTGCCTCTGTCCATACCTTCCCATATGTCACCGTGTCATCCTCTATGTAAATGAATGGCCGGTTCGCGTATTGCCGGCACATTTCTGAAAAATGCTCCGCAACCGTATGCCGTGGCCACTCTGGAAAGCATTGCTCCAGTGCCGCCCGTCTTTCTTCTATTGAAAATTCGCTCCCAATTTTAGATTGATGCTGTGTGTTTTCGGGCATATGACATCTCCTTTCAGACTGAATCTATTGATATTATATCGTTTTCTTGGATTGGTAGAAAGGAATACCGGTCAGTTGCATATTTGTCGTCTAAATTTGTTATTTCCCGGGGAATAGTGTCGGATGGATGGTGTACTCTATCAGAACATGATAATCAATTAGAAAACTCGGTTGTCACCAAGCCTTTGGGTGACAACCATAGTTGCACTTATGCAATAAGAAAGGATTTTAGACTTTCTTAACTACCAAAAAAACAGCCCCATCCTCCAAAAAGGATAGGGCTCTTATTGTATTATTTTTCTATCGTACTCAACTTGGCCGCTGAATCAAATAAAATCTCTGCTGCCTGTAAAAGTGTATCTTCATTTATATCAAACCTTTCATTGTGATGTCCTGCGGCTAATTCTGTTCCAAATATACAGTAGGTTCCATAACCGCCCCTCTTTTGAACAGCATCAATAAAGAATGTAGCGTCCTCTGACCCAGCACTTTCATTACTTTCAAGAACACCGGTAAGACCAGCATCCTGCGCACATTCTTGAAGAACTGCAGCAACCTCTGTGGAACAGGTACAACTTTTTCCTTCTCCAACAAGTTCAATGTCATATTCCAGCTGATACATAGCGGCTGCACCAGCCACAATGGACTCAGCCTGTTTTTTTACGTACTCATTAATTTCGGAAGTTTCTCCACGCGTTTCCACTTTCAACGCAGCATTATCCGGAATTATGTTTCGACCACTACCTGCATGCATCTCCCCAACATTAATTCTTGTTTTGCCATTAGAGTGACGGGAGATTGCAGTCAGATTAATTGCAGCATTCGCTGCTGCCAATAATGCATTTTTTCCTTCTTCCGGATTTCCTCCTGCATGCGAAGCGACACCTTTAAATGAAACATCCAATTTGGAAGTGGATAAAAACCCATTATTGGAAGCTACAACATGATTATGCGGTACACCGATTCCGATGTGTGAAGCAATCAAATAATCAACATCAGATACTACACCTGCCTCCACCATCGATTTAGCACCGCGGGTTCCTTCCTCTGCAGGTTGAAAAATTAATTTGAATTTGCCGCGTAACTCATCTTTCTTTGCCGCAAGTAAGGAGGCCAGCCCGAGTCCAATCGATGTGTGTGCATCATGACCGCAAGCATGCATATTATTATTGATGGAACGAAAGCCTTTTTTTAAAGGTGCATGATTTTCACTGGTAGATTCATAGATAGGAAGTGCATCCATATCAACCCGGTAAGCAATCGTGGGACCACTCTTATGCGTATCCAGAATTGCAACGATTCCAGTATAGCCCTCTGAAAAATAATCGAGATAGTCAGCATTCGCACCATTCTCTTTTGCCCAGGCAAGGTGTTTCTTTGTCTCCGTTTCATTTGGTTTCCCCATACAGTGATCCGCCGACATAACTTTTTTACCCATTTGCAATTCAAATCCTAGATCATCAAGAATACTTGCCACAATAGATGCTGTTCGCATTTCCAAAAAGCCGGTTTCCGGATATTGATGAAAATCCCTTCTCCACTTCACTAAGTTTTGTGCTAAAACCTCTTTACTCATTTTACTCTCTCCCCAAATAATTTTAGGATAAATTTATTACATATACGTATGGACACCAGGACCGTATGGAAGACCTGTGAAATAAAAGATTAACAGCAATACGATCCAGGAAAGAAGGAACGTAATAGAATATGGCAGCATCAGTGAGATATAACTTCCGATATTAGTATTCTTATCATACTTGCGCATAAAAGCAAGAATAATAACCATATAAGGAAACAATGGTGTTATTATATTGATGGACGAGTCCGCAATACGATAAGCAACCTGTGTAAATCCCGGAGAATATCCCAACTGCATAAACATTGGAACGAATATAGGTGCTTCTATTGCCCATTTAGCTGAACCGGATGTGATCAGGAAGTTCATTAAACCAGTAAAAATAATATATCCGATAATCAATCCAATTCCCGTAAATTCAATGTCTTTCAAAAATTCGGCACCATTTACTGCAACCCATGTACCCAGATTGGACCAATTAAAGAATGCAATAAACTGTGCGATCGCAAATACGAGAACTATATAGCTGGACATATCTTTCATTGATTCAGCCATATAATCACTTACATCTTTACCGGATTTAATCTTTTTAACAGTTATACCAAAGGCAACACCAATTACTACAAAGAACACAAATATTATTGGAACGATTCCGTCCAAAAATGGAGATGGTACAATCCCACCTTCGTCGTTGCGCAGCGGACTGTCAGGCAGAAATATTACAGTCACAACAATTGCCCAGTATACAAGACCTGCAATTAAGGCATTAATAAAACCCTTTTTAGCATTTGGTAGTTCCTCCGTATCTTCCTCTTCTACTGCGCCCCCTTTATATTCACCTAACCTTGGTTCAACAATCTTGGTAGTTACCAGTCCGCCAACAATAGTTAACATAAATGTAGAAACAATATTAAAGTACCAGTTAGCTACAGCAGTAACCGTAATGGAATCATTTATTAGTGCAGCTGCTTCCGTTGATATCCCTGCCAACAAGGCATCCGTACCAGCAACAAATAGATTGGCGGTAAAACCTGCTCCGGCACCAGCGAAACCAGCTGCTAAACCCGCAAGCGGGTGCCTTCCCACTTTGTAGAAAACCAATGCACCTAGAGGGGGTATTAGAACAACAGCAGCATCAGATGCTAAGTTACCCAATATACCTACGAAAACCACAGTATATGTGAGCAGAAAAGGAGGTGACTTTAATATTGTCTTTCTAATGGCATAATCCAATAACCCAACCTTTTCAGCTAATCCAATTCCCAACATCATAACTAATACGAGTCCTAATGGCGCAAATCCAGTGAAATTTTCCAGCAACGATGTGAGAATAAACTGT is a window of Virgibacillus ihumii DNA encoding:
- a CDS encoding amidohydrolase — translated: MSKEVLAQNLVKWRRDFHQYPETGFLEMRTASIVASILDDLGFELQMGKKVMSADHCMGKPNETETKKHLAWAKENGANADYLDYFSEGYTGIVAILDTHKSGPTIAYRVDMDALPIYESTSENHAPLKKGFRSINNNMHACGHDAHTSIGLGLASLLAAKKDELRGKFKLIFQPAEEGTRGAKSMVEAGVVSDVDYLIASHIGIGVPHNHVVASNNGFLSTSKLDVSFKGVASHAGGNPEEGKNALLAAANAAINLTAISRHSNGKTRINVGEMHAGSGRNIIPDNAALKVETRGETSEINEYVKKQAESIVAGAAAMYQLEYDIELVGEGKSCTCSTEVAAVLQECAQDAGLTGVLESNESAGSEDATFFIDAVQKRGGYGTYCIFGTELAAGHHNERFDINEDTLLQAAEILFDSAAKLSTIEK
- a CDS encoding AbgT family transporter; the protein is MKNKKGLFQRFLDLVERVGNKLPDPFVLFIGLALLMVVISYFLNLTGASVVHPGSGEEIPIKNLLSEEGIQFILTSLLENFTGFAPLGLVLVMMLGIGLAEKVGLLDYAIRKTILKSPPFLLTYTVVFVGILGNLASDAAVVLIPPLGALVFYKVGRHPLAGLAAGFAGAGAGFTANLFVAGTDALLAGISTEAAALINDSITVTAVANWYFNIVSTFMLTIVGGLVTTKIVEPRLGEYKGGAVEEEDTEELPNAKKGFINALIAGLVYWAIVVTVIFLPDSPLRNDEGGIVPSPFLDGIVPIIFVFFVVIGVAFGITVKKIKSGKDVSDYMAESMKDMSSYIVLVFAIAQFIAFFNWSNLGTWVAVNGAEFLKDIEFTGIGLIIGYIIFTGLMNFLITSGSAKWAIEAPIFVPMFMQLGYSPGFTQVAYRIADSSINIITPLFPYMVIILAFMRKYDKNTNIGSYISLMLPYSITFLLSWIVLLLIFYFTGLPYGPGVHTYM
- a CDS encoding class I adenylate-forming enzyme family protein; the encoded protein is MPENTQHQSKIGSEFSIEERRAALEQCFPEWPRHTVAEHFSEMCRQYANRPFIYIEDDTVTYGKVWTEALRYAKSFLKLGVKRREHIAVLMENDKVYPSLMIAASIVGAVFIPINTMLSRDELGYILQQSDSSYLLLHDRIKGNDTAGFVKDLLDDPAFQEASVLEHVVCMSTGDSADQFFIDWDDFYAGGEAASEAELDARYNASLYPDEVAQIMYTSGSTGKPKGVMLTHDHLLRCSYSTCLSRAIEDGRVTFAPLPFYHCFAIVEGILGMSFVGGSLISASRFSPLSALEKMEAYKANDFLCVPSMLVPLLNEPERVSEFDLSHLFAIWCGAAPAPVHVWENAVKTLGLTEILTGYGQTEVTSSGVTTELDDPIERIATRVGRPKLGGAAGLPEFNGSTVQYKTSDPETGEDLEPGSVGALVIRGCTVTNGYYNKPDETAKAIDKDGWLHTGDVGRIDENGYIELLGRTSDLYKVSGELVAPREVEEVIAEHPAVNQVFIVGVPDKVTTEAGAAFVELKPGESCVRRDIIDWCSSRVARFKIPRHVWFIEASDWPLTSTSKVQKFRLKEMAEERIERKR